The Haladaptatus cibarius D43 genome window below encodes:
- a CDS encoding NOG1 family protein, with product MIFETLPTTPTSEELIDKAFSRAARAGRAKSGIQAQQSMLQTASNVLSDNLQNVVTAWPDFGEVDPFYYELADAVVEVDEIRKSLSEIQWASRKTKEIGREYQGKLRGDINYTRKVRKQGFARLADIVEEVEDDLDRVGAARNDLRKLPEINPDDPTVVVAGYPNVGKSSFVNDVTRARNEIAKYPFTTKSVRVGHFERDHIRYQIVDTPGLLDRPEDERNAIERQAVSALTHVADCILFMVDASAYCGYPLDAQLELRDSVEKQFGDVPVLTVCNKADLSTDVEADLYMSIEEDDNVTETLDAAVEAIGYEPELPFDG from the coding sequence ATGATTTTCGAGACCCTACCGACAACGCCCACGTCGGAGGAACTCATCGACAAGGCATTTTCGCGGGCGGCACGGGCGGGGCGGGCCAAAAGCGGCATCCAAGCCCAGCAGTCCATGCTCCAGACCGCCTCGAACGTGCTTTCGGATAACCTGCAGAACGTCGTCACCGCGTGGCCGGACTTCGGCGAGGTAGACCCCTTCTACTACGAACTCGCGGACGCCGTAGTGGAAGTAGACGAGATTCGAAAGAGCCTGTCGGAAATCCAGTGGGCCTCACGAAAGACGAAAGAAATCGGCCGCGAGTACCAAGGCAAACTCCGCGGCGACATCAACTACACCCGAAAAGTTCGCAAGCAAGGGTTCGCCCGCCTCGCGGACATCGTGGAGGAAGTCGAGGACGACTTAGACCGCGTCGGTGCCGCACGGAACGACCTGCGGAAACTGCCCGAAATCAATCCCGACGACCCGACCGTGGTCGTCGCGGGCTACCCCAACGTGGGGAAATCCTCGTTCGTCAACGACGTCACCCGCGCACGGAACGAAATTGCAAAGTATCCGTTCACGACGAAAAGTGTCCGTGTTGGCCACTTCGAGCGCGACCACATCCGATACCAAATCGTGGACACACCCGGCCTCCTCGACCGGCCGGAGGACGAGCGAAACGCCATCGAAAGGCAGGCGGTGTCGGCACTGACACACGTCGCGGACTGCATCCTGTTCATGGTGGACGCTAGCGCGTACTGTGGCTACCCATTGGACGCGCAACTCGAACTCCGCGATTCGGTGGAAAAACAGTTCGGTGATGTGCCGGTGCTCACGGTGTGCAACAAAGCAGACCTCTCGACCGACGTGGAGGCAGACCTGTACATGAGCATCGAAGAAGACGACAACGTCACCGAAACCCTCGATGCCGCCGTGGAAGCCA
- the hisE gene encoding phosphoribosyl-ATP diphosphatase: MDDVLDDLFDVIEDRKETLPEDSYTASLFTHEKGQNAVLEKLGEETTELVLAAKDDDYEEIAHESADIVYHLLVLLAMKDMDLEDLRSELAERG, translated from the coding sequence ATGGACGACGTACTAGACGACCTTTTCGACGTTATCGAGGACAGAAAGGAGACGCTCCCCGAAGACTCCTACACCGCATCGCTGTTCACCCACGAGAAGGGCCAGAACGCCGTCCTCGAAAAACTCGGCGAGGAGACGACGGAACTCGTCCTCGCCGCGAAGGACGACGACTACGAGGAAATCGCGCACGAGAGCGCAGACATCGTCTATCATCTGTTGGTGTTGCTGGCCATGAAGGATATGGATTTGGAGGATTTACGGTCTGAGTTGGCAGAGCGGGGATAA
- the pdxT gene encoding pyridoxal 5'-phosphate synthase glutaminase subunit PdxT, with amino-acid sequence MSLNAGVIAVQGDVSEHADAIRQAATAHGETADVTEIRQSGIVPDCDLLCMPGGESTAISRLLQSEEIAPEIQAHVEAGKPVLATCAGLIVAAADAGDDRVENLGLLDVTVERNAFGRQKDSFEAPLSVTDLSDPFPSVFIRAPLISEVGDAEVLAEWDGRPVAVRDGPVVGTSFHPELTPDSRIHGLAFFGD; translated from the coding sequence ATGAGTCTCAACGCTGGCGTTATCGCCGTCCAAGGCGACGTGAGCGAACACGCCGACGCGATTCGGCAGGCCGCCACAGCCCATGGCGAGACGGCCGATGTCACCGAAATCCGCCAATCCGGCATCGTCCCGGACTGTGACCTGCTCTGCATGCCCGGTGGCGAATCCACCGCCATCTCGCGCTTGCTCCAGTCGGAGGAAATCGCCCCGGAAATTCAGGCGCACGTCGAGGCCGGAAAACCGGTGCTCGCCACCTGCGCCGGGCTTATCGTGGCCGCCGCGGATGCCGGAGACGACCGCGTGGAAAACCTCGGTCTGCTGGACGTGACGGTCGAGCGCAACGCCTTCGGACGCCAAAAGGACAGTTTCGAGGCCCCGCTTTCCGTGACCGATCTTTCCGACCCGTTCCCGTCCGTGTTCATCCGGGCACCGCTCATCAGCGAAGTGGGGGACGCCGAGGTGCTGGCAGAATGGGACGGCAGACCCGTGGCCGTGCGAGATGGCCCCGTCGTCGGAACCTCGTTCCATCCGGAGCTGACGCCGGACAGTCGGATTCACGGGCTTGCGTTTTTCGGCGACTGA
- a CDS encoding HAD family hydrolase — protein sequence MTEYDAVIFDNDGVLVEPPAYDTQAEATRTAFEAVGVADVDRNYLDAVISGITVDGLREICTAYNLDPESFWEAREYHDEQSQLEKFRAGVRTCYDDVSALSALSDHPISCALVSNNHHSTIEFILEFFELHSLFDTYYGRPKAIDSLRWKKPNPHYLDKALADLNAESALYVGDSQSDVVAAHRAGMDSAFVRRAHCSNLNLAVTPTYEVETLHDVTAIVSD from the coding sequence ATGACCGAATACGACGCAGTCATCTTCGACAACGACGGCGTCCTCGTCGAACCACCTGCTTACGACACGCAAGCCGAGGCTACACGAACCGCGTTCGAAGCGGTTGGCGTCGCGGACGTAGACCGAAACTATCTCGATGCGGTCATTAGCGGCATCACCGTCGATGGACTCCGAGAAATCTGTACAGCCTACAACCTCGATCCGGAGTCCTTCTGGGAAGCGCGCGAATACCACGACGAGCAGTCGCAACTGGAGAAATTCAGAGCAGGCGTTCGAACCTGTTACGACGACGTTTCGGCACTCTCCGCGCTTTCCGACCACCCAATCTCCTGTGCCCTCGTGAGCAACAACCACCACAGCACTATCGAGTTCATCTTGGAGTTCTTCGAATTGCACTCTTTGTTCGACACCTACTACGGTCGCCCCAAGGCCATCGACAGCCTCCGGTGGAAGAAACCGAATCCGCACTATCTCGACAAAGCACTCGCCGACCTCAACGCAGAATCCGCACTCTACGTCGGCGACAGCCAAAGCGACGTGGTCGCGGCCCACCGCGCGGGCATGGATTCGGCGTTCGTCCGCCGAGCGCACTGCTCCAACCTGAACCTTGCCGTGACTCCGACTTACGAGGTGGAGACGCTCCACGATGTTACAGCAATCGTATCCGACTGA
- a CDS encoding preprotein translocase subunit Sec61beta: protein MSSGQNSGGLMSSAGLVRYFDAEDRNAIRINPKSVFAFGILFGILIMVLNVLAI from the coding sequence ATGAGCAGTGGTCAAAACTCCGGCGGACTGATGTCCAGCGCCGGACTCGTGCGATATTTCGATGCGGAAGACCGGAACGCGATTCGAATCAATCCGAAAAGCGTCTTCGCGTTCGGCATCCTCTTCGGCATCCTCATCATGGTGCTGAACGTCCTCGCAATCTAA
- a CDS encoding DUF5518 domain-containing protein, whose protein sequence is MTNWYAVFVGFVVSVIAGVVAFAVPGIGHIGAGLIGGFAAGYVAGGGLGSGFWHGLLAGALGGIVVALFLGLAGTVVGGLAGGPVGSLFGGIGIFAAALLVAFIMALDSALGGMVGSLLKS, encoded by the coding sequence ATGACGAACTGGTACGCAGTTTTCGTCGGCTTCGTCGTCTCGGTTATCGCGGGCGTCGTCGCGTTCGCCGTTCCCGGAATCGGCCACATTGGTGCCGGACTTATCGGTGGATTCGCCGCAGGCTACGTCGCAGGCGGTGGGTTGGGCAGTGGCTTCTGGCACGGCCTGCTCGCAGGGGCGCTTGGCGGAATCGTCGTCGCCCTCTTTTTGGGCCTCGCCGGAACCGTCGTCGGCGGACTGGCGGGCGGCCCCGTCGGGTCGCTGTTCGGCGGCATCGGCATCTTCGCCGCCGCGCTTCTCGTCGCGTTCATCATGGCGCTCGACAGCGCGCTCGGCGGGATGGTCGGGTCGCTGTTGAAAAGTTAG
- a CDS encoding bifunctional nuclease family protein, protein MDVSIDAVRVAATGDGPLPVVVLAPNDGDDVLPIFIRFEEGISIARGMEAEDIGRPLTHDLLLDVMEELGGRVERVVVSELDDSTYIAELHIQTPRGPEVVDARPSDSLALASRTNAPIEVADEVFHHGQQEREQFDELQDIREVAQIGAK, encoded by the coding sequence ATGGACGTTTCAATCGACGCGGTGCGCGTCGCCGCGACCGGGGACGGGCCGCTCCCGGTCGTCGTACTCGCGCCGAACGACGGCGACGACGTGCTTCCTATTTTCATCCGATTCGAAGAGGGTATCAGCATCGCCCGGGGGATGGAAGCCGAGGACATCGGGCGACCCCTGACCCACGACCTCTTGCTCGACGTGATGGAGGAACTCGGCGGGCGCGTAGAACGCGTCGTCGTCAGCGAACTCGACGACAGCACCTACATCGCCGAACTCCACATTCAGACGCCCCGCGGCCCCGAAGTCGTTGACGCTCGGCCGAGTGACTCGCTGGCGCTCGCATCGCGCACCAACGCGCCCATCGAAGTCGCGGACGAGGTGTTCCACCACGGCCAACAGGAGCGCGAGCAGTTCGACGAACTACAGGACATCAGAGAAGTTGCCCAAATTGGTGCGAAATAG
- a CDS encoding phosphotransferase family protein: MDEQIASVLSRAFSDREVAEVKSSGPSWNDQNRTVGIDFTDGESIFLKMSNEGDGTRIDREQAVIDYVRENCSVAVPKVVASDSENEIPYLATAPVSGENFIHLWSDASATRRAALARQVGKSLATVHSLRFENHGHIVGGDATVLELETGPWTDVLIDTVYELREIASSNRFDHHFDAVVSAVETNRELLDEAPAALLHGDPARPNCFGTDGGIGFLDWEIGHVGDPVREIYRTQNLQFGSLRADAPEELVSAFYDGYREQAGGFPPGFESRRPVYAAVRFLGHSGVFDKWADFLDESPEELAAWMDEEMERRLAEID, from the coding sequence ATGGACGAACAAATCGCGTCGGTGCTCTCCCGCGCGTTCTCCGACCGCGAGGTTGCCGAGGTGAAGTCTTCCGGTCCGTCGTGGAACGACCAGAACCGAACCGTCGGCATCGATTTCACCGACGGTGAGAGCATCTTTCTGAAGATGTCGAACGAGGGTGACGGAACCCGAATCGACCGCGAGCAAGCGGTCATCGACTACGTTCGGGAAAACTGCTCGGTTGCCGTGCCGAAAGTTGTCGCCTCTGATTCCGAAAACGAGATTCCGTATCTCGCTACTGCACCGGTATCCGGAGAGAACTTCATTCACCTGTGGTCGGATGCGAGCGCGACCCGGCGGGCCGCGCTCGCTCGTCAAGTCGGAAAATCGCTTGCGACCGTTCACTCGCTTCGTTTCGAAAATCACGGCCACATCGTCGGCGGCGATGCGACCGTCCTCGAACTCGAAACGGGGCCATGGACGGACGTTCTCATCGACACGGTTTATGAACTACGGGAAATCGCTTCCTCGAACCGTTTCGACCACCATTTCGATGCGGTGGTTTCAGCCGTCGAAACGAATCGTGAACTGCTGGACGAGGCACCCGCCGCACTCCTTCACGGCGACCCTGCCCGGCCGAACTGCTTCGGCACCGACGGCGGAATCGGCTTTCTCGACTGGGAAATCGGGCACGTCGGCGACCCGGTTCGGGAAATCTACCGCACCCAAAATTTGCAGTTCGGCTCGCTTCGCGCCGACGCTCCCGAAGAACTCGTCTCCGCGTTCTACGACGGCTACCGCGAGCAAGCAGGCGGATTTCCGCCGGGATTCGAATCCCGCCGTCCGGTTTATGCGGCGGTTCGGTTCCTCGGCCATTCCGGCGTTTTCGACAAATGGGCGGACTTCCTCGATGAGTCGCCCGAGGAACTCGCGGCGTGGATGGACGAAGAGATGGAACGACGGCTTGCCGAAATCGACTGA
- a CDS encoding ASCH domain-containing protein, with protein MAEIDADTVLPAEHIQQAVASGRVSQLHRGDQYADEGDTFDISGKTFEVVEVTERKLGDLTNEDAQAEGSEDLDGYRERLNHAHDHFEWDDDVTVYRHRFERQE; from the coding sequence ATGGCCGAAATCGACGCCGACACCGTCCTTCCAGCAGAGCACATCCAACAGGCAGTCGCCTCCGGGCGCGTCTCGCAGTTGCACCGCGGCGACCAGTACGCAGACGAGGGCGACACGTTCGACATTTCCGGCAAGACATTCGAAGTGGTCGAAGTGACCGAGCGAAAACTCGGCGATTTGACCAACGAAGATGCGCAGGCCGAGGGGTCGGAAGATTTGGATGGCTACCGCGAGCGTCTAAACCACGCCCACGATCATTTCGAATGGGACGACGATGTGACCGTCTACCGACACCGATTCGAGCGACAGGAGTGA
- a CDS encoding thioredoxin family protein, producing the protein MSKSDGRTLYPGFQCSSHHENRRQSWQSEKPLCTRRRNLDRETMTVKLLDFYADWCGPCKTQDPILDDLQEDWGDVEFEKVDVDEHQDVANEYQVRSIPTIVIEDDEGVVERFVGVTQRDDLERVLEEAGA; encoded by the coding sequence ATGTCAAAATCGGACGGTAGAACCTTATATCCGGGGTTTCAGTGTTCGTCGCATCATGAAAACAGGCGGCAGAGTTGGCAGAGTGAGAAACCCTTATGCACGCGGCGACGGAATCTCGACAGAGAGACGATGACCGTCAAGCTACTCGACTTCTACGCAGATTGGTGTGGCCCGTGCAAGACGCAAGACCCAATTCTCGACGACCTCCAAGAGGACTGGGGAGACGTCGAGTTCGAGAAAGTGGACGTAGATGAGCATCAGGACGTCGCCAACGAATACCAAGTGCGCTCGATTCCGACCATCGTCATCGAAGACGACGAGGGCGTCGTCGAGCGATTCGTCGGCGTCACCCAACGCGACGACTTGGAGCGCGTCCTCGAAGAAGCAGGCGCGTAA